A stretch of Henckelia pumila isolate YLH828 chromosome 4, ASM3356847v2, whole genome shotgun sequence DNA encodes these proteins:
- the LOC140863963 gene encoding LOW QUALITY PROTEIN: lysine-specific histone demethylase 1 homolog 1-like (The sequence of the model RefSeq protein was modified relative to this genomic sequence to represent the inferred CDS: inserted 2 bases in 2 codons; deleted 1 base in 1 codon) codes for MAAAAAATVTVTEDLIGPESPVLHSVSDPSSEPTDINNSSPAPMETNSSEPTDINNSSPVPLEATIEPVPEPQTQPESQPRKKRRRRKKIFTDMISTASRLRVLRPHPKPNPVAEDDVPDSPSSHQRKRRGPSDLSKEVDIEALIAISVGFPVDSLTEEEIEANVVSQIGGAEQANYIIVRNHILSRWRSNVDVWLTKDHALESIRAEHKNLVSSAYNFLVQHGYINFGVCPAINDVKNKVVNEMPEGSVIVIGAGLSGLVAARQLIFLGFKVLVLEGRERPGGRVRTKKMSAADGSVVGAADLGGSVLTGINGNPLGVLVRQLEFPLHKVRDICPLYLPNGRMVNSDVDSKVESSFNKLLDRVCKLRQGIVEEVRSVDVSLGTALEAFRHVYRVAEEPLERMLLDWHLANLEYANATLMSNLSMAFWDQDDPYEMGGDHCFIPGGNGRLVRALSEDLPIFYDCAVDSVRYGSDGVLVYAGGQEFRGDVVLCTVPLGVLKKDAIEFVPELPQRKKDAIERLGFGLLNKVAILFPYDFWGGEIDTFGHLTDDPKMRGEFFLFYSYSSVAGGPLLVALVAGEAAVKFEKMSPVESVGRVLEILKGIFSPKGIAVPAPVQAICNRWGQDQYSYGSYSYVAIGASXDDYDILAENVADRVFFAGEATNRQYPATMHGAFLSGMREAAHIMRVARRRSIHPPNIMPSGLQNNALETLFQXPDLTFGSFSVLYDPQSTDSESNALLRVEFRNEKLESGVMHLYGLIQRKQAVELSKIEEDTRRIEMLTRDDFRVRLVGRKGLCEDAETLISQLSQIKSASS; via the exons ATGGCAGCGGCCGCCGCAGCCACCGTCACCGTCACCGAGGACTTAATCGGACCGGAATCCCCCGTTTTGCACTCTGTCTCCGATCCCAGCTCTGAACCCACGGACATCAACAATTCCAGCCCAGCACCAATGGAAACCAACAGCTCTGAACCCACGGACATCAACAATTCCAGCCCCGTACCACTAGAAGCCACTATCGAACCCGTCCCCGAACCTCAAACACAACCGGAGTCACAACCACGCAAGAAAAGGCGCCGTCGCAAGAAAATCTTCACGGACATGATCTCCACTGCCTCGCGCCTCCGTGTCCTTCGTCCCCACCCTAAACCGAACCCAGTAGCCGAGGATGACGTCCCCGACTCTCCCTCCTCCCACCAACGCAAGCGCCGGGGGCCTTCTGATTTGTCTAAGGAGGTCGACATTGAAGCTCTGATCGCCATCTCTGTTGGGTTCCCCGTAGATTCTCTCACAGAGGAGGAAATTGAGGCAAATGTAGTCTCCCAAATTGGTGGCGCGGAGCAGGCCAACTACATTATCGTGCGCAACCACATTCTGTCCCGCTGGCGCTCAAATGTCGACGTGTGGCTTACTAAAGACCACGCGCTCGAGTCCATACGCGCTGAGCATAAGAATCTGGTGAGTTCAGCCTACAACTTCCTTGTGCAACATGGATATATTAATTTTGGCGTTTGCCCCGCGATTAATGACGTCAAGAACAAGGTTGTCAATGAAATGCCTGAAGGCAGT GTGATTGTTATTGGTGCCGGGCTATCGGGTTTAGTTGCTGCTAGGCAGTTGATTTTTTTGGGATTCAAGGTTTTGGTGCTCGAGGGCAGGGAACGACCTGGTGGCAGAGTTAGGACCAAGAAAATGAGTGCAGCCGATGGTAGTGTTGTTGGTGCAGCGGATTTAGGTGGGAGCGTGTTGACCGGAATTAATGGGAATCCATTGGGAGTTCTGGTGAGGCAGCTCGAGTTCCCGCTTCACAAGGTGAGGGATATATGTCCCTTGTATTTGCCTAATGGTAGGATGGTCAATTCGGATGTTGATTCAAAAGTGGAGTCatcatttaataaattattagaTAGAGTTTGTAAGCTTAGGCAGGGTATAGTGGAGGAGGTAAGGAGTGTGGACGTATCATTGGGGACAGCTTTAGAGGCATTCAGACATGTGTACAGAGTAGCTGAGGAGCCATTGGAACGGATGTTGCTGGATTGGCATCTAGCGAATTTAGAGTATGCTAATGCCACTTTGATGTCAAACTTGTCCATGGCTTTTTGGGATCAAGACGATCCATATGAAATGGGTGGCGATCATTGTTTTATTCCAGGAGGTAATGGGAGGCTAGTTAGAGCTCTGTCAGAGGACCTACCTATCTTTTATGATTGTGCAGTGGACAGTGTTAGATATGGAAGTGATGGGGTTCTAGTTTATGCTGGAGGACAAGAATTTCGTGGTGATGTGGTGCTTTGCACAGTTCCTCTAGGAGTGCTCAAGAAGGACGCAATTGAGTTTGTACCAGAGCTTCCTCAACGGAAGAAAGATGCAATTGAGAGATTAGGATTTGGGTTGTTGAACAAGGTTGCCATTTTGTTCCCGTATGATTTTTGGGGTGGAGAAATCGATACCTTTGGGCATTTGACAGATGATCCAAAAATGCGAGGAGAGTTCTTTCTCTTTTATAGTTATTCTTCAGTTGCTGGCGGGCCACTTCTTGTTGCCCTTGTTGCTGGGGAGGCCGCAGTCAAGTTTGAAAAGATGTCTCCAGTGGAATCAGTAGGCAgggttttggagattttgaaggGTATTTTCAGCCCAAAAGGAATTGCAGTTCCAGCTCCAGTTCAGGCCATATGTAACCGCTGGGGTCAGGATCAGTACTCTTACGGATCATATTCTTATGTAGCAATTGGTGCTT GAGACGATTATGATATTCTTGCAGAGAATGTTGCTGATCGAGTTTTCTTCGCCGGAGAAGCCACAAATAGGCAATATCCAGCCACAATGCATGGTGCTTTTCTTAGTGGGATGAGAGAAGCTGCTCATATCATGAGAGTTGCTCGGAGAAGATCAATCCATCCACCTAACATAATGCCAAGTGGTCTTCAAAACAATGCTTTGGAAACATTGTTCC ACCCTGACCTCACATTTGGCAGCTTTTCTGTTCTGTATGATCCGCAATCGACAGACTCGGAATCAAATGCCTTGTTACGAGTTGAATTCAGGAACGAAAAATTGGAGTCTGGTGTCATGCATCTGTATGGCTTGATTCAAAGAAAGCAGGCAGTGGAACTTAGTAAGATTGAAGAAGATACAAGGAGGATTGAGATGTTAACCCGCGATGATTTTCGGGTTAGATTGGTTGGAAGAAAAGGTTTATGTGAGGATGCGGAGACCCTCATCAGCCAACTCAGCCAAATCAAATCAGCTTCGagctag